In Mixta intestinalis, the following are encoded in one genomic region:
- a CDS encoding glycoside hydrolase family 2 protein, whose product MPVSWSLAGQWRAHDANDTSFCGWRGSDGDWRKLRVPANWYSAGWDHQGALWYRTEFSLPPLVQDTMATLVFDGVDYQTDVWLNRQRLAQHEGYFQRFAVDISDNVTKYNRLAVRVDSPWEDPKTVWPLHKNLMKGILNQHDARPGGAWTPQGQDANSGGIWAPVHLHLSRGATIDNLILRPDWSQGLAYPQLKVEIDYRALKAGKATLELRATPANFSGQSYQHSENVTLSPETDHKQRLSVTLPMPAAQLWWARGYGKPNLYRITATLRDEQGIMDRQSSRTGLRKIEQQPDNRGWLLNDKRIYLRGTNYIGSAWLSTMNDKKYRRDLTLVQRMNANAIRVHGHVAGRALYRQADEMGMMIWQDVPLQWGYNDSNAFADNAARQTQEMVEQFGNSPAIIVWGGQNEPPFNSPWMEKRFPDWNNNLNRKLMQRVADTLAQDRSRIVHPFSSVEEHYWQGWYFGTMTDVLQPAKTGIITEFGAQALPRLATLKTIIPAKDWWPASTAPGDAKWASWKYHNFQPIQTFQFAKLSRGNNMAEFIANTQRYQADLVAMAAESYRRQRFQPVTALFQFMFVEIWPSINWGVVDYLRQPKAGYYALQRAYQPLLPSIEPVTLKWQANQPVQLRLWTINDNWQPLPNATLGWTVRQGQRTLNKGEQKVDIAADEGVKRADISVTPATGAPLEIKTWISDAQGQRKAENQLLLRPTTTP is encoded by the coding sequence ATGCCGGTAAGCTGGTCGCTGGCAGGTCAGTGGCGCGCTCACGACGCCAACGATACGAGCTTTTGCGGCTGGCGCGGCAGCGATGGCGACTGGCGTAAGCTACGCGTTCCGGCGAACTGGTACAGCGCGGGCTGGGATCATCAGGGCGCGCTCTGGTATCGCACCGAGTTCAGCCTGCCGCCGCTGGTGCAGGATACTATGGCAACGCTGGTGTTCGACGGCGTTGATTATCAGACGGACGTCTGGCTTAACCGTCAGCGCCTGGCGCAACACGAAGGCTATTTCCAGCGCTTCGCGGTGGATATCAGTGACAATGTCACTAAATATAATCGGCTGGCGGTGCGCGTTGACAGCCCCTGGGAAGATCCAAAAACCGTCTGGCCACTGCATAAAAATCTGATGAAAGGCATCCTTAATCAGCACGATGCCCGCCCCGGCGGTGCCTGGACGCCACAGGGCCAGGATGCCAACTCCGGCGGCATCTGGGCACCGGTACACCTGCATCTGTCAAGAGGGGCAACCATCGATAACCTGATTCTGCGGCCCGACTGGTCACAGGGCCTGGCATATCCGCAGCTTAAGGTTGAGATTGATTATCGGGCGCTGAAGGCAGGCAAAGCCACGCTGGAGCTGCGCGCCACGCCCGCTAACTTCAGCGGTCAATCCTATCAACACAGTGAAAACGTGACGTTGTCACCTGAAACAGATCATAAACAGCGGCTTTCCGTTACCCTGCCGATGCCCGCAGCGCAACTCTGGTGGGCGCGTGGCTACGGCAAACCTAACCTCTACCGCATCACCGCCACCCTGCGCGATGAACAGGGCATTATGGATCGTCAGAGCAGCCGCACCGGGCTGCGCAAGATAGAGCAGCAGCCAGACAACCGAGGCTGGCTGCTAAACGACAAGCGCATCTATCTGCGCGGCACCAACTATATCGGCTCCGCCTGGCTCAGCACCATGAACGATAAAAAATATCGGCGCGATCTGACGCTGGTGCAGCGGATGAACGCCAACGCCATTCGCGTACATGGACACGTCGCCGGACGCGCGCTCTATCGTCAGGCGGATGAGATGGGTATGATGATCTGGCAGGACGTACCGCTTCAGTGGGGATATAATGACAGCAACGCCTTTGCTGACAACGCCGCACGCCAGACGCAGGAGATGGTGGAGCAGTTCGGCAACTCACCCGCTATCATCGTGTGGGGAGGACAGAACGAGCCGCCGTTTAACTCGCCGTGGATGGAAAAACGTTTCCCCGACTGGAACAACAACCTTAACCGTAAGCTGATGCAGCGCGTGGCGGATACCCTGGCGCAGGATCGCTCGCGTATTGTCCACCCTTTCTCCTCGGTTGAAGAGCATTACTGGCAGGGCTGGTATTTCGGCACCATGACCGATGTGCTGCAACCGGCTAAAACCGGCATCATTACCGAGTTCGGCGCTCAGGCGCTGCCACGCCTCGCCACGTTAAAAACCATTATTCCTGCCAAAGACTGGTGGCCCGCCAGCACCGCACCAGGCGATGCAAAATGGGCCAGCTGGAAATATCACAACTTCCAGCCGATACAGACCTTCCAGTTCGCGAAGCTGTCGCGCGGCAACAACATGGCGGAATTTATCGCCAACACCCAGCGCTACCAGGCGGATCTGGTCGCGATGGCGGCGGAAAGCTATCGTCGTCAGCGCTTTCAGCCGGTAACCGCACTCTTCCAGTTTATGTTTGTGGAAATCTGGCCGTCGATTAACTGGGGCGTGGTGGATTATCTGCGTCAGCCGAAGGCAGGCTACTACGCGCTTCAGCGCGCCTATCAGCCGCTGCTGCCCTCCATCGAGCCGGTAACGCTAAAATGGCAGGCCAATCAGCCGGTACAGCTCCGACTCTGGACCATCAACGATAACTGGCAGCCGCTGCCAAATGCCACGCTGGGCTGGACGGTCCGCCAGGGCCAGCGCACGCTCAACAAGGGCGAGCAGAAAGTGGATATCGCGGCGGATGAAGGGGTGAAACGGGCCGATATTTCCGTAACGCCAGCGACCGGCGCGCCGCTGGAGATCAAAACCTGGATTAGCGATGCTCAGGGCCAGCGAAAAGCGGAGAATCAGCTACTGCTGCGCCCAACGACGACGCCGTAA
- a CDS encoding NAD(P)-dependent oxidoreductase, translated as MNQHSTVAVLGLGAMGHAFAANLLKNHFRVAGWNRTRARGEDLVSSGLALYDEPQQAVAEAEVVLAMLADGAATESALRQIAPALRQNAIFCQMGTIGVEATDRLIGWLAETRPDVVYIDAPVSGTKAPAEKAQILVLASGDRQRAAALEPVFAAIGKGTRWLGEAGAGSRMKLVVNAWLIALMQGLAESTSLAQQFGFTPDDLWAVLEGGPLAAPYAKVKLDTIKGGDYTPQMHLTWALKDAQLALDAAEDQSMPGLQHIAQLWQQAVDAGYGEQDLSVIYRFLTGKE; from the coding sequence ATGAATCAGCACTCTACTGTTGCGGTACTGGGCCTCGGTGCCATGGGGCACGCTTTTGCCGCTAATCTGCTGAAGAATCATTTTCGTGTGGCGGGCTGGAACCGCACCCGCGCGCGCGGCGAGGATCTGGTTAGCAGCGGTCTGGCGCTGTATGACGAGCCACAGCAGGCGGTAGCCGAAGCAGAAGTGGTACTGGCGATGCTGGCAGACGGCGCGGCGACCGAAAGCGCCCTGCGTCAGATCGCCCCCGCGCTGCGCCAGAATGCGATTTTTTGTCAGATGGGCACCATCGGCGTAGAGGCGACGGACCGGTTGATCGGCTGGCTGGCGGAGACACGCCCTGATGTGGTTTATATTGATGCGCCGGTATCGGGCACTAAAGCACCAGCGGAAAAGGCACAGATTCTGGTGCTGGCCAGCGGCGATCGCCAGCGGGCGGCAGCGCTGGAGCCGGTTTTCGCCGCTATCGGCAAGGGCACGCGCTGGTTGGGCGAGGCGGGAGCCGGATCGCGCATGAAACTGGTGGTCAACGCCTGGCTGATTGCGCTGATGCAGGGGCTGGCGGAAAGCACCAGCCTGGCGCAGCAGTTTGGCTTCACGCCTGACGATCTGTGGGCGGTGCTGGAAGGCGGGCCGCTGGCTGCACCCTATGCAAAAGTGAAGCTTGATACCATCAAAGGGGGCGACTATACGCCGCAGATGCACCTGACATGGGCGCTGAAGGATGCGCAGCTGGCGCTGGATGCCGCTGAGGATCAGTCGATGCCGGGGCTGCAACATATCGCCCAGCTCTGGCAGCAGGCGGTAGACGCGGGCTATGGCGAACAGGATCTTTCCGTAATTTATCGCTTCCTGACCGGCAAAGAGTAA
- a CDS encoding bacteriocin, with protein sequence MRKLTDKEINKVSGGARPVIAAALAVGGYLLKDGWSHTDQIVNGFRAGYRSTRR encoded by the coding sequence ATGAGAAAATTAACTGATAAAGAAATCAACAAGGTTAGCGGTGGTGCAAGGCCGGTGATTGCAGCTGCCCTTGCCGTTGGTGGGTATTTACTCAAAGATGGCTGGTCTCATACCGATCAGATCGTTAATGGGTTCCGTGCTGGATATCGCAGCACAAGAAGATAA
- the pqqU gene encoding TonB-dependent receptor PqqU, with protein MKITRIVSLPSSFLAAPLLAALYGGTAGAASEQSPMVVSASSVGLSELDTPAAVSVVSGDDIRLAAPGINLSENLSGLPGLQIQNRQNYAQDLQISIRGFGSRSTYGVRGMRIYLDGIPATMPDGQGQTSNIDLNSIDRVEVLRGPFSALYGNSSGGVINITSQQGTPPASIEASSYYGSFGSWRYGLKAQGATGENSQPGEMNYTVSATRFSTHGYRDRSSAHRNIGNARLGVRIDDVSTLTLLFNSVDTKAQDPGGLTNAEWHSNPRQSPRADSFDTRKTIRQTQAGLRYQRQMSDNDELSLMTWAGERETVQYQSIPRAPQLKATHAGGVIDLTRHYQGVDVRWTHRGTLASLPVSLTGGLDYETMTEHRKGYENFIWRNGAAQYGQKGDLRRDERNLMWNLDPYLQTSWQLTSALTLDAGVRFSTVRFDDNDNYTRPGNGSASDPDNGDDSGEARYHRWLPVASLKYALTDGWNIYASAGRGFETPTINELSYRADNQGGLNNLLQPATSDTLEIGSKTRIGNGLISAALFQTDTKNEIVVANSQGGRSSYKNAGQTRRRGLELALDQQFSMDWRLRMAWTLLDATYRDSICGDSACSPAKRVPRGNRLPGISRSMAFAALEYAPETGWYGGAELRYMSQIQVNDRNSEQAPSYAVTALNGGYKLRSGRWMLNLFGRIDNLFDRHYVGSVIVNEGNGRYFEPAPGRNYGVGAALSWEFE; from the coding sequence ATGAAAATAACCCGTATAGTCTCGCTACCCTCTTCTTTTTTAGCCGCGCCACTGCTGGCTGCGTTATACGGTGGCACTGCCGGAGCCGCCAGCGAACAGTCGCCTATGGTGGTTAGCGCTTCGTCAGTGGGGCTCTCTGAGCTGGATACCCCCGCCGCCGTCAGCGTGGTTAGCGGCGATGATATCCGTCTCGCCGCGCCTGGCATCAACCTGTCGGAAAACCTCTCCGGGCTGCCTGGCCTGCAAATTCAGAACCGGCAAAATTATGCGCAGGATCTTCAGATCTCAATACGCGGCTTCGGCTCACGATCTACCTACGGCGTGCGCGGAATGCGCATCTATCTGGACGGCATTCCGGCCACCATGCCGGATGGTCAGGGACAAACCTCCAATATCGATTTAAACTCAATCGATCGCGTGGAAGTACTGCGCGGCCCTTTCTCCGCGCTTTATGGCAACTCTTCCGGCGGCGTGATTAACATTACCAGCCAGCAGGGAACGCCGCCTGCCAGCATCGAGGCCAGTAGCTACTACGGCAGTTTTGGCAGCTGGCGCTACGGATTAAAAGCCCAGGGTGCGACCGGCGAAAACAGCCAGCCCGGCGAGATGAACTATACGGTTTCCGCCACTCGCTTCAGCACGCACGGTTACCGCGATCGCAGCAGCGCCCATCGTAATATCGGCAACGCCCGGCTTGGCGTACGCATTGACGATGTCAGTACATTAACGCTGCTGTTTAACAGCGTCGATACCAAGGCGCAGGACCCCGGCGGACTAACCAACGCCGAATGGCACAGCAACCCTCGCCAGTCGCCGCGTGCGGATAGTTTTGATACGCGTAAAACCATCAGGCAAACCCAGGCAGGCCTGCGTTATCAGCGTCAGATGAGCGACAACGACGAGCTCAGCCTGATGACCTGGGCAGGCGAACGGGAAACGGTACAGTATCAGTCGATCCCGCGTGCGCCGCAGCTCAAAGCCACCCACGCCGGCGGCGTGATTGATTTAACCCGCCACTATCAGGGCGTTGATGTGCGCTGGACACATCGCGGTACGCTGGCATCGCTGCCGGTGAGTCTGACCGGCGGCCTCGATTATGAAACCATGACCGAGCATCGCAAAGGGTATGAGAACTTTATCTGGCGCAACGGCGCGGCGCAGTATGGTCAGAAAGGCGATCTGCGACGCGACGAACGCAACCTGATGTGGAACCTCGATCCCTATCTGCAAACCTCGTGGCAACTGACTTCCGCGCTGACGCTGGATGCGGGCGTGCGTTTCAGTACGGTACGTTTCGACGACAATGATAACTACACCCGGCCCGGTAACGGCAGCGCCAGCGATCCCGATAACGGCGACGACAGCGGCGAAGCGCGCTATCACCGCTGGCTGCCGGTAGCCTCGCTGAAATACGCCCTGACCGATGGCTGGAATATTTACGCCTCTGCCGGACGCGGCTTTGAAACACCTACCATTAATGAGCTTTCCTATCGCGCCGATAATCAGGGCGGGCTGAATAACCTGCTTCAGCCTGCGACCAGCGATACGCTGGAGATCGGCAGTAAAACCCGCATTGGCAATGGGCTGATAAGCGCAGCGCTGTTCCAGACCGATACCAAAAATGAAATTGTGGTGGCTAACAGCCAGGGCGGGCGCAGCAGCTATAAAAATGCCGGGCAGACACGCCGTCGCGGGCTGGAGTTAGCGCTCGATCAGCAATTTTCGATGGACTGGCGGCTGCGTATGGCGTGGACGCTGCTGGATGCCACCTATCGCGACAGTATCTGCGGCGACAGCGCCTGTAGCCCGGCGAAACGCGTGCCGCGCGGTAACCGGCTACCGGGCATCTCGCGCAGCATGGCCTTCGCCGCGCTGGAGTACGCGCCGGAAACAGGCTGGTACGGCGGCGCGGAGCTACGTTATATGAGTCAGATCCAGGTTAACGATCGCAACAGCGAGCAGGCCCCTTCTTACGCCGTTACCGCGCTGAACGGCGGCTATAAGCTTCGTTCCGGGCGCTGGATGCTTAATCTGTTTGGGCGCATCGATAACCTGTTTGACCGCCATTATGTCGGCTCGGTAATCGTTAACGAAGGTAACGGACGCTACTTTGAGCCAGCGCCGGGACGCAACTACGGCGTCGGTGCGGCGCTGAGCTGGGAGTTTGAATAG
- a CDS encoding GNAT family N-acetyltransferase gives MTITIKTASPQSFAVLRTIELASFTTLRATGAVTGPAEASSEEDLQRYLDAGLLWAALASETLPVGFLGAYQEQGWLHIAEMDVDPAWQQRGIGRRLMEQAIEEGRERKLQGITLTTDRFAPFNAPFYASLGLHIVAWDACPERLKAILAAESAAGFDPRRRVAMMMVF, from the coding sequence ATGACTATCACCATCAAAACCGCATCGCCGCAGAGTTTTGCCGTGCTGCGCACTATCGAACTGGCCTCCTTTACGACGCTACGTGCGACAGGCGCGGTAACCGGCCCGGCAGAGGCCAGTAGCGAAGAGGATTTACAGCGTTATCTGGATGCCGGGCTGCTCTGGGCGGCGCTGGCATCTGAAACGCTCCCGGTCGGTTTTCTTGGCGCGTATCAGGAGCAGGGCTGGTTGCATATTGCTGAAATGGATGTCGATCCTGCATGGCAGCAGCGAGGTATCGGGCGACGGTTAATGGAACAGGCCATTGAGGAAGGGCGAGAGCGAAAACTTCAGGGCATCACGCTGACCACCGATCGCTTCGCGCCGTTTAACGCGCCTTTTTATGCCTCGCTGGGGCTGCATATTGTGGCGTGGGATGCGTGCCCGGAAAGACTGAAGGCGATACTGGCAGCAGAAAGCGCGGCGGGATTCGATCCGCGCCGCCGCGTAGCGATGATGATGGTTTTCTGA
- a CDS encoding helix-turn-helix domain-containing protein, giving the protein MQLLSQHLARTLKALRNQRQWSLTQAAAQSGVSKAMLGQIERGESSPTVATLWKIATGFEVPFSLFITAPESDTGVMHYREGDRPPFRQPNAQMRVTPLVNFDPQLGFDLLEIEFAPGALSESTPHAPGVTEHVVVIRGQLAVQVAQRWHRLKTTEVLRFQADAPHAYRNDSDEPALIHDLIHYPRPG; this is encoded by the coding sequence ATGCAGCTTTTATCGCAACATCTTGCACGCACGCTGAAAGCGTTACGCAACCAGCGCCAGTGGAGCCTGACGCAGGCGGCGGCGCAAAGCGGCGTCAGTAAGGCGATGCTGGGGCAGATTGAACGCGGCGAATCCAGCCCAACGGTTGCTACGCTGTGGAAAATCGCCACCGGTTTTGAGGTGCCGTTCTCACTGTTTATTACCGCACCGGAGAGCGATACCGGCGTGATGCACTATCGTGAAGGCGATCGCCCGCCGTTTCGCCAGCCTAATGCGCAGATGCGGGTCACGCCGCTGGTTAATTTCGATCCGCAGCTCGGTTTCGATCTGCTGGAGATTGAGTTTGCACCGGGCGCATTAAGTGAATCGACGCCCCATGCGCCTGGCGTTACCGAACATGTGGTGGTCATTCGCGGGCAGCTGGCGGTGCAGGTGGCGCAGCGCTGGCACCGTCTGAAGACAACGGAGGTGCTACGTTTCCAGGCTGATGCGCCGCACGCTTACCGCAACGATAGCGATGAGCCAGCGCTGATCCACGATCTTATTCACTATCCACGCCCGGGCTAA
- a CDS encoding benzoate/H(+) symporter BenE family transporter, translating to MLMTQRARGFTFPQLAAGFVATLIGYASSAAIVFQAASAAGATTDLIGGWFTMLGVAMGISSLGLSLWYRQPILTAWSTPGAAMLATSLDGVTLPQTIGIFLFANALIVLCGITGLFARLMKIIPQEIAAAMLAGILLRFGLEAFAALQIDLTLCGAMCAGWVLARRLLPRYAIIITLLTGLAVVLLRGDLHVTQPLATLRWPTLTMPEFTLASLLGVGLPYFLVTMASQNAPGIATLQAHGYSASVSSLISWTGLIALLLSPFGGFSVCIAAITAAICMGDEVHPDKQQRWRASAIAGLFYLLAGLFGGAVGLLLTSLPPVLIETLAGLALIGTLTGSIQRALQHEERRDAAIITFLVTASGITLGGIGAAFWGLAAGVLVWGITSLRSQR from the coding sequence ATGTTAATGACGCAGCGTGCACGCGGCTTTACTTTTCCTCAACTGGCAGCAGGTTTTGTTGCCACGCTCATTGGCTATGCCAGTTCAGCGGCGATAGTTTTTCAGGCCGCTTCTGCCGCAGGTGCTACAACGGATCTGATCGGCGGCTGGTTTACCATGCTGGGCGTAGCGATGGGCATCAGCTCGCTTGGCCTCTCTCTCTGGTATCGCCAGCCGATACTGACCGCCTGGTCAACGCCCGGCGCGGCGATGCTGGCTACCAGTCTGGACGGCGTTACACTGCCGCAAACCATCGGTATCTTTCTGTTTGCCAATGCGCTGATTGTACTGTGCGGCATTACCGGCCTGTTTGCCCGCCTGATGAAAATCATTCCGCAGGAAATTGCCGCAGCAATGCTGGCGGGCATTTTACTGCGTTTTGGCCTGGAGGCGTTCGCCGCGCTGCAAATCGATCTGACGCTGTGCGGCGCAATGTGCGCAGGCTGGGTGCTGGCACGTCGTCTGTTGCCGCGTTATGCCATTATTATTACCCTGCTGACCGGCCTGGCGGTTGTGCTGCTGCGTGGCGATCTGCATGTCACCCAGCCGCTGGCGACTCTGCGCTGGCCCACGCTGACCATGCCCGAATTTACGCTTGCCTCGCTGCTCGGCGTCGGACTGCCCTATTTTCTGGTTACCATGGCCTCACAAAATGCGCCTGGCATCGCCACGCTACAGGCACATGGCTACAGTGCATCTGTCTCTTCGCTAATTAGCTGGACCGGCCTGATCGCCCTGCTGCTGTCGCCGTTTGGCGGTTTTTCCGTTTGTATCGCCGCGATTACCGCCGCCATTTGCATGGGCGATGAGGTCCATCCTGATAAGCAACAGCGCTGGCGCGCCTCGGCCATTGCCGGATTATTTTATCTGCTGGCGGGCCTGTTTGGTGGCGCGGTTGGCCTGCTGCTGACCTCGCTGCCGCCGGTGCTGATCGAGACGCTGGCGGGCCTGGCGCTAATCGGTACGTTGACCGGCAGCATTCAGCGCGCCTTACAGCATGAAGAACGCCGCGATGCGGCAATAATAACTTTTCTGGTCACCGCCTCCGGTATTACGCTGGGCGGCATCGGCGCGGCATTCTGGGGATTAGCGGCGGGCGTGCTGGTGTGGGGAATAACCAGCCTGCGTTCTCAACGGTGA
- a CDS encoding general stress protein: MTQYRGGAGNFANDRQRASEAGKKGGQRSGGNFKNNPQKASEAGRKGGQNSHGGGRKPAE, translated from the coding sequence ATGACTCAATATCGTGGTGGAGCAGGTAATTTTGCTAACGATCGGCAACGTGCATCTGAAGCAGGAAAGAAGGGAGGCCAGCGCAGCGGCGGTAACTTCAAAAACAACCCGCAGAAGGCGTCAGAAGCGGGACGCAAAGGCGGCCAGAACAGCCATGGCGGAGGCCGTAAACCGGCAGAATAA
- a CDS encoding SrfA family protein — translation MAKTFLRSGNLDAVLALGENGQPVYLSALQLRETLRLRKQQKLADCLAIPQANELGDRIDWYAPFSGKVKSWHAASESERQQALTQLENHQQTLMAMSQRALSAEKPAMKLFGALLSKAFQFPDRQYVYLVDGRPVLTFWGFVELDKRSRSDALDCLRTTLQPEPPEDDAPPVITPAPVVTPEPVVVAPAPVAPPAPRPSASVSAYQTVTELNESEEPQIEAAVAPSPQPPRRRRLLWVVPPLVLAVAAALAFSYWPQTPAPVAAVPVKQPQADIKPHVVIPPEMQEKSSQLHKTLPLHHATVVVPPPAPEPVAAAQVEVTPPPAPVAPPAPVPKDALVMPADAVRIGSVRFLDGNWRASLQVKKLPGFKAPTLRYQIRDGKGTATIVQGDGTRCKAETSAGLMSSGNLVINSRYTARCANGTRYKMPQLVCKQGDGAAVCEAQFGSDVTYPISIKRESK, via the coding sequence GTGGCAAAAACATTCTTACGCAGCGGAAATCTGGATGCCGTACTGGCTTTAGGGGAAAACGGTCAGCCGGTTTACCTCTCAGCGCTCCAGCTTCGCGAAACGCTGCGCCTGCGCAAACAGCAAAAACTGGCCGACTGTCTGGCTATTCCACAGGCCAACGAACTGGGTGACCGCATCGACTGGTATGCGCCCTTCTCCGGCAAAGTGAAATCCTGGCACGCCGCCAGCGAAAGCGAACGCCAGCAGGCGTTAACGCAGCTTGAAAATCATCAGCAAACGCTGATGGCAATGAGCCAGCGCGCGCTAAGCGCGGAAAAACCCGCGATGAAGCTGTTCGGCGCGCTGCTGAGCAAAGCGTTTCAGTTTCCCGACCGACAATATGTTTATCTGGTAGATGGACGCCCGGTATTAACCTTCTGGGGTTTTGTCGAACTGGATAAGCGTTCACGCAGCGATGCGCTCGACTGCCTGCGCACAACGTTGCAGCCAGAGCCGCCGGAAGATGACGCGCCGCCGGTTATTACGCCAGCGCCTGTCGTGACGCCGGAACCGGTAGTTGTAGCGCCTGCTCCAGTAGCGCCGCCTGCGCCGCGTCCATCAGCCTCAGTAAGCGCCTATCAGACCGTTACCGAACTTAACGAAAGCGAAGAGCCGCAAATCGAAGCCGCAGTTGCACCGTCGCCACAACCGCCGCGTCGTCGTCGTCTGTTGTGGGTCGTGCCGCCGCTGGTGCTGGCCGTGGCCGCCGCGCTGGCGTTCAGTTACTGGCCGCAGACGCCAGCACCGGTAGCTGCCGTGCCGGTTAAACAGCCGCAAGCAGATATCAAACCGCACGTGGTGATCCCGCCGGAGATGCAGGAAAAATCGAGCCAGCTACATAAAACGCTGCCGCTGCATCATGCAACTGTCGTTGTGCCTCCTCCTGCGCCCGAACCGGTTGCCGCGGCACAGGTCGAGGTAACGCCGCCGCCAGCCCCCGTGGCACCGCCCGCGCCTGTTCCTAAAGATGCGCTGGTAATGCCCGCAGATGCGGTACGTATTGGATCGGTCCGTTTCCTTGATGGCAACTGGCGCGCTTCATTACAGGTTAAAAAACTACCTGGCTTTAAGGCACCCACCCTGCGCTATCAAATTCGTGACGGTAAAGGCACCGCGACCATCGTCCAGGGTGACGGCACCCGCTGCAAGGCGGAAACCTCCGCTGGCCTGATGAGCTCAGGCAATCTGGTGATTAACAGCCGTTATACTGCGCGCTGCGCTAACGGTACCCGCTATAAAATGCCGCAGCTGGTATGTAAACAGGGAGATGGCGCCGCCGTGTGTGAAGCGCAATTTGGCAGCGATGTCACATATCCGATATCGATCAAGCGTGAGAGTAAATAA